The window AATCAGGTAGGATCAAGAAACAGTAACAAAATGGCAAATGCGTATGCTTTTATCTGATGCACAATCTAGTACCAAATGGTATTgaatggtataactcaattaagtaCATTTTACAAAATCTTTGGAGATTCTGAAACAAATTAAAATGGAAAGTACCGCGTTCATCAAGGCCTTGATTTCAGACTCCACAAGGTCAGATCCTACTCTTTTCAAGCCGTCTTTCAGTTCCTCATATGTGATTGTCCCGCTGTTATCTGTGTCAATCATTTTGAATAACTGCTttaagcctcctatttcttcctCAGAAAGCCTTTCTGCTATGACCTGTTTGTACAGTGTTTCAATTGTCAGAAATCTATCTAAGATGCATATTTGGGAAATTGAGACACAAAATAAGGATCTCAGTAACATAGAGTAATGCATTGGAAACCATCATAATTGACATGCTGAATAATATGATTTTGAGGTATTCAAAGAAGAACCTGGACTTCAGTTTTTACAAGTTGCTAAAATTCACTGTAAGAAACTTTTGGTTCAACGCATATAGCTGGCTAACAATATTTTTGCACTTCATCTATTGGAGAAAAAATAGTTATATTTGACTACTTGAAGGTACTCAAGGTTTTTCTTAAAATATCTTTGTAACGGTCTGCCAAAGACCAATTTCTCAGGAATACCTATTGGAATCCAAAATTTACTTTTAACACCTACAAAAACTTCTTGGAAGACTATCCTAAGTGATATGTGAACATTTAGCTTTCGATAAATCTTTTACCTTGTTCTTCCCTCTCCATTTTTCTTGGATAACAGATTTTTCGCGCTGAATCACTTGGATTCATTTTTCAAAGACCCCAGAAAAGGAATAGGGTCCTAGATATGTTTCTTGTACAAAATCTTAGCCTTAGGGTTCCTTCTCTAAGGATGCAATATAAAAGTAGTAATATGATAGTTGTCTACTGTGATCCTGCTCCAAGACTTAGCTCATCTCAAGTAAATTTCCAGCTGAACTGTAGAAGGAAAATTCTAGAAAAACTGTTAAATAAATTACAAAATAGTGATATGCATTGCATAAACATAATATCCCAAGAACTTTTCAACAACCCAATATTATGTTTTTAGTCCCCAATGGTGATATGTACTTGATACTCGAACAACGGGCAATGAGCAAATTTCATGCTTTGAAGGTTTATCATACTGCTATAATATAGTGAAGAGATCTAGTATATCTCCAACATCAATTTCAGACTGTTATACTTGTGTTTCTGATCCTAGTTAAGAATTTACGTATGTCAAGTATCTGAACAGTGTTAACCGGCAAAAGAGCAAGAGATTATTATATAAAGGAAGTACATACTCGTAAAGCCATTTTCTTGAGTTTGTTCATGTCATAAAACTGCTTTAGGCGAGTCAAAACTGCAGATCCCAAAGGTTTGTCTGGAGCAGCCATATCGTTCACAAGCCACGGATGACcttgaggaaaagaaaaacaagcatTGATAATGAAACTATCTGCTACTACTTCAGTTAATATTACCAATAAAGCAAGTGTGACTTACATAGGACCTCATGTGCAGTTATTCGCGCTTTAGGATCTCTGTTGAGCATCTTTTTAACCAAGTCTTTTGCACTATCAGATATATGAGGCCAAGGTTCAGATTCAAAGTCTATCTTTCCTTTCAAAATCTGCTTGAAGATACCATTGTCTGTCTCTGCAAGTCCAgaaagtgaaggaaaagaaaTAGATTAAGTAATTAATCTTGATCGTCATTCCTAGTAAGAAAAGAAGATATATGAAACATCAACGTCGTAAATTTACCAGCCCAAAAAGGAGGAACCCCAGATAATAAGATGTATAAGATGACACCAGCACTCCATACATCTATCTCAGGTCCATAATATTTATGCAACACTTCAGGAGCAACATAATAAGGACTTCCAACAACATCAGATATATAATGCCCTGCAAAACAAGATTAGATGAGGAAAGAAGGCAAATAGTCTACAGTGATAAGAGTTAATTCCAGTATTTgtcaaatatcatattaatatTACTGGATATTATCTCTTTAATGAGTAAATGTatagttgttgccatgtgaccaggaggtcacgggttcgagccgtggaaacaacctcttgcagaaatgtagggtaaggctgtgtacaatagatccttgtggtccgacccttccccacaccccgcgcatagcaggagcttagtgcagCGGGCTGCCCTTTTTAATGAGTAAATGTATAGAGAGTCAAATGACTAGTCAGTGACTTTTAAGATCAAGTAGTTAATGTGACTTTACATGGTAGAGATTGAACGGTTATGAGAACGAAAAATGAAATAATGTGTTTTTGGTCGATTTGTAATGCCTAATTTTGATGTCTATGGAAATTGTATTCTCTCTTCGAACTCGCAAAAGGTGACATGCTTATTAGTTTCCAGAAAAGCTGTTGAACTGAATAAATTTTAACATGTTAAAAGACAGAATGACTGAACTTAGCCATAAATCATTGGAACTAAAGTATAAATAACTAAATAAGCACGACAAAGATAAAATTCAATATGAATCCTTGAATTGCAGAGAAAGGACAGGCAGCTTGTGGTAATTTGATGTAATAATGTAGAACAGAAATAGTACCTTGAAATTGAGTTCTGTTACATCCTATAGAAAGGTGATAGAAAAGATGAAGAACATCAAAATGGACTATAATGCCAAAACCATTTCTAGCTAAAAGATATGACTATAATGAAAGCTGAAAAATCAAAATGGAAAAATTCTCCTAATAATtccatcaacaacaacaacaacaaaaaaaaaaagaaaaaaaaagacagtATATTCCAACAAGTGTGTTGGAGGTTTGGGGAGTGTGGgatgtatgcagccttacccctaccctggaaaggcagagaggctgtttccgatagaccctcggctgaAGAGAAGGAGAAGCAGCGACAAGTAGTAACAACTCAATATATTAAGAAAATTGAGGCAAAGAAAGCAATCAAACAATAGGTAGTAATAGCAATCTGAGAATAAAACGAACATAAAATATTAAGAAAACCGACTCAAAGATAGCAATCAAATAATAATTCCATCAATTAGTAGAAACCAAATTCATTCAAGACAACACAAAATCCATTTGGATCTACTAAAACCATTAAAATTACCAATAAAACCATGAATAATAGAAAGGACAATAAAGGTAAAAGAAGAGTGATCCAAAGAAACAAACCAGGCTTATAGAAAATGGACAACCCGAAATCGGTAGCCTTAAGGGTAGCATCTTCATCAGAACTATCAAAGAGGAAATTCTCAGGCTTAAGATCTCTATGCATAACACCAAGAGAATGACAAGCCTCAACAACCTTAACAATTGTCTTCATCAAATGTGCAGCTTTTCTTTCACTATAATGACCTTTTTGAACAATCCTATCAAAAAGCTCACCTCCTTTACATAATTCCATAACAATATGGACAAAAAGATTGTCCTCGTATGTCCCTTTGATCCTCACCACATTAGGGTGCTCAGATAAATGATGCATTATTTGAATTTCTCTCCAAACATCTTCATAATCTTCCCTGCATAAAAGTTTCCTTTTTGGGATTGATTTGCATGCATATTGAAGGCCAGTTGCCTTTTCTGTGCATTGATAAGTTGTACCAAATTGGCCTTGGCCTAGTTTCTTGCCAAGAGTGTAATGTTCTCTTAATCTTGGTGTTTGGTAAGGGAGGACATTAGGAGATGGCTTTGCTGATGAAGCTATAGGAGGTCTCTTCTTTGCTGCAGCTTGTGCCATTGTTTTCTTAGAACAATTTTGTtctctgttttgtttttttttacctTGAAAAAAATGGTTGTTGTTTCTTGATTTTGGAGATACTGAGGAAAATTCTcagtttctatttttcttttccataTGTTAGATTGTTATTTGGGGGGATTAACAGTTTTCTTGATCTATGGTCAGGTTTTCCTGGCGGGAAATGGGGTGTACGTTGACTTGGTGATGTAGCAATGACAAAGTTGAGTGGGATTTGGAAAATGGAAGGGAGACACGTCCAAAATCAatcaattatatatattttttcttttctattttaagACTATTTTTCTTGAATTTCTCTTATTTCCACTAACAAGAAAAACAATTGTTATATAATGTGTATTTTAAACTCTTGTTTTAGGATGACCAATCTCACTTATTGTGAAGAATACCCATAATTATCTTTTAGGTGATAAAATTTTATCCGTAATTTTATTCGTAGTTTTCCActtattctcaatatatgttgaTTCGAACATTTTATATACCGGTTAGAATTTAGAAATGAAGACGTCAACTGAATCGCGCTATACAGTTGATAAAAAGTAATTTTGTTTAGAGCATCAAAATGGTATACATCAACGGAACATTGATGGTTGTAAAAATTCTGTTTACTTTCCTCTGTGGAAATTTTTGAACTATCATCATGTGAAGGATTGGGGAAAAACAAAGTAAAAGATTTCCCCATCTATAGGTTTAACTCAGATACAGAAGCGTGAAGGTGAAAGTTTTTCGCTTACCTACAAGGAAAACACATATTATGTAGATTatactgagtatgttgttgttataAGGAAAACATATAACTTATTCTCGGTTTATGGCACATAACTACTAATTAATCTTGCGACGTGactttcaacaacaacaacaatcccagTGTAATCCTACAAAAGTGAagtctgggagggtagtgtgtacgcagaccttaccttccacgttgtgaaggtagagaggttgtttccgagaGACCTCAACTCAGAGAAAGCATTCGACGTGACTTCCATCTATCTAAAATTTAGACATAAGGAAAACGGCAGCACCATTTATTTTCATATAATTAAAACAAGTATTACGACATTAAGTAGCACATTTACATTAGGGATACTCTTTCCCACACATGGTACAAAGTAATTTACTTTTTAGCTCAAAACACCATAGAAACAAGCATAGATAAGAAGTCTAAACACATGATGCAAACTTGTTGGAGAAGAGGTCACAAGAGTTGCATTTCACACACGGTCGGTGTGTAACTGAACTGTTTGGCTTGGAACAATTTGTAGCACTCCAGGTTGCTCTGCAAAAGATCACATCTTAGTTAGGCTAGTCTGAGAGCATAAAAGCCCCCAAAAGAACAATGCTGAAAATCATATGAACATATTTTTCAGGAGAGAAAATACAAAAACTGATGCATTGTTGGGTTACAAAATTAAGATTTAAGTAAACAGAAACCAAAATATACACAGTTACCAAATAGTAGGGATCCCGATTTGTCTTGATGTTAGTACTATCCTTGACTTCAAAAACAAGAGTAAAGAAGATATAAAAATGAGGCACTCAGGTCATTTTAGACATCCAGGAAAACAATTCCAAAACCTCAAGAGTTATATGTCAATTGCAAGACATTGTGGTGGACCCCAAGGATGTAATTCCTACAAATGAATCGATGTGATATAGAGATACTTAGGAGAAGACGTCCACAGTGCATACTGTGATCAGGTAGGACCTGGCATTTAGGCCCTAACAGAAAGAAAACTATAAATTCAACAGCTTTAGCCATGGTTGCTGAATATCAAGCACCGGCTACATCAGTGAACCATGTGAACTGCAATTTATTTAGCCTTCAAGAATGACACCAGAATATAGCCCAGAACCTCGGACTTGCCCCTGTGATGAACTAGATGGTATGGACCACCGGGAGTAAGGGCGCTCTATGTATTGGAACTTGAATTTTTTATATAGATAAATGGAACTAATAAAAAGTTTGAGAAGTAATCCTACGTCTCTGGGCATTTCCTTCCAAAAGTGTTCCAATAATTGTACATCTGTCCTCATTCCTTGCATCCTTTTTAAGGTAAAGTTGAAAGTCATATCAATAGTGAACCATTCCTCTTATCCTTTTCACGTAAAGTTTAAAGTCCTTTATCAACAGTGAACGATTCGTCTCATACTTTTTCATGTAAAGTTTAAAGTCCCATTGTTAATAGTGGACCATCTCGGTCAAGAATTAAAGATTATGCTCCATATAAAACCACTAAACCTATCCTAGAACAACCCCTACCCCTCTCCCTAAGcacgaaaaagaaagaaagacccAAACCATTCTACAAAAGTCGAGACAACGATGCTTACTCTATCTTTTGATGGTTACACCATTAATGATGAAATGGAAATCATATTTTGAATCTTAAATTTGAGATTAAGCAAGAAAGATAGAAATGTTTATTGTTAAAAAATGTGTGAAAGTCTTCAATAGAACGAAAATATTATATTCAACCCTCAACGTGAATGCCAATACTTCAATATACAAGCATTATGGCTGTCATATATAAATCTCCATACTAATTACTCATCTAAGAAAGAGATACAGATCAACCATATACCAAAATAGGAATCAATGATGTTGAAAGAGAGAGAGTAAAAGCTTACTTGAGAGCTCAGAAACCTGCTCAGCAGTCAGCTTTGCTGAGAATCCACTTGCTGCATGCTTGTAACTGTATATCAACGCCTCTTTTGCAGCCTCCTCACTTTTTGATTTCCATAAGCACACACAAAATATCAGGATCTTTACTCCAAAATTATGCATATACCACACAGTAATACTGATAATTACATATAACTGATAATTGATAGTTAGCATTTTCAATGCCCTTTTTCCTCCACCAAAGGAAACTCAAATGATCTTCAACCCCATCATTCTTTCATTACAACAAATACGGGATTGGTTGAAAATTGGAAATATTATTTCGAGAAGTTTCATACTTTATTCAAATTAAGATCACAAAAGTCAATCTGACTTGTTTCTAATTATCCAAATTAACTTGCAAACACGAAATTGGTACGCACCACTAAATGTTCTTGAAGTTCGAGTATACATTACATCAAATATTTTCATTTCTAGAGCTATAAtaatttttactttaaaaatctAACAAATT is drawn from Nicotiana tabacum cultivar K326 chromosome 22, ASM71507v2, whole genome shotgun sequence and contains these coding sequences:
- the LOC107781913 gene encoding calcium-dependent protein kinase 11 — its product is MAQAAAKKRPPIASSAKPSPNVLPYQTPRLREHYTLGKKLGQGQFGTTYQCTEKATGLQYACKSIPKRKLLCREDYEDVWREIQIMHHLSEHPNVVRIKGTYEDNLFVHIVMELCKGGELFDRIVQKGHYSERKAAHLMKTIVKVVEACHSLGVMHRDLKPENFLFDSSDEDATLKATDFGLSIFYKPGHYISDVVGSPYYVAPEVLHKYYGPEIDVWSAGVILYILLSGVPPFWAETDNGIFKQILKGKIDFESEPWPHISDSAKDLVKKMLNRDPKARITAHEVLCHPWLVNDMAAPDKPLGSAVLTRLKQFYDMNKLKKMALRVIAERLSEEEIGGLKQLFKMIDTDNSGTITYEELKDGLKRVGSDLVESEIKALMNAADIDNSGTIDYGEFIAATLHLNKMEREENLLAAFSYFDKDGSGYITTDELQQACIDFGLGDVKLDDIIKEIDIDNDGRIDYGEFATMMKKGNTGFAARTMRGNLNFNLADAFGANDCDKNQ